In Dasypus novemcinctus isolate mDasNov1 chromosome 10, mDasNov1.1.hap2, whole genome shotgun sequence, one DNA window encodes the following:
- the NR1H3 gene encoding oxysterols receptor LXR-alpha isoform X6 — protein MSLWLEAPVPDVSPELHPPKRKKGPAPKMLGNELCSVCGDKASGFHYNVLSCEGCKGFFRRSVIKGAHYVCHSGGHCPMDTYMRRKCQECRLRKCRQAGMREECVLSEEQIRLKKLKRQEEEQAQATAVPPRASSPPQVLPQLSPEQLGMIEKLVAAQQQCNRRSFSDRLRVTPWPMAPDPQSREARQQRFAHFTELAIISVQEIVDFAKQLPGFLQLSREDQIALLKTSAIEVMLLETSRRYNPGSESITFLKDFSYNREDFAKAGLQVEFINPIFEFSRAMNELQLNDAEFALLIAISIFSADRPNVQDQLQVERLQHTYVEALHAYVSIHHPHDRLMFPRMLMKLVSLRTLSSVHSEQVFALRLQDKKLPPLLSEIWDVHE, from the exons ATGTCCTTGTGGCTGGAGGCCCCTGTGCCTGATGTTTCTCCTG AGCTCCATCCACCAAAGCGGAAAAAAGGGCCAGCCCCCAAAATGCTGGGGAACGAGCTGTGCAGTGTGTGTGGGGACAAGGCTTCGGGCTTCCACTACAACGTGCTAAGCTGTGAGGGCTGCAAGGGATTCTTCCGCCGCAGTGTTATCAAGGGGGCACACTACGTCTGCCACAGCGGTGGCCACTGTCCCATGGACACCTATATGCGTCGCAAGTGCCAGGAGTGTCGGCTTCGCAAATGCCGCCAGGCTGGCATGCGGGAGGAAT GTGTCCTGTCAGAAGAACAGATCCGCCTGAAGAAACTGAAGCGGCAAGAGGAGGAACAGGCTCAGGCCACGGCTGTGCCTCCAAGGGCTTCCTCACCTCCCCAAGTCCTGCCCCAGCTCAGTCCAGAgcaactgggcatgattgaaAAGCTGGTGGCTGCCCAGCAACAGTGTAACAGACGCTCCTTCTCTGACCGGCTTCGAGTCACG CCTTGGCCCATGGCACCAGATCCTCAGAGCCGGGAGGCCCGCCAGCAGCGCTTTGCCCACTTCACTGAGCTGGCCATCATCTCTGTGCAGGAGATTGTTGATTTTGCCAAACAGTTGCCTGGCTTCCTGCAGCTCAGCCGGGAGGACCAGATTGCCCTGCTGAAGACCTCTGCCATTGAG GTAATGCTTCTAGAGACATCTCGGAGGTACAATCCTGGGAGTGAGAGTATCACCTTCCTCAAGGATTTCAGTTATAACCGGGAAGATTTTGCCAAAGCAG GGCTGCAAGTGGAGTTCATCAACCCCATCTTTGAGTTCTCAAGAGCCATGAACGAGCTGCAACTCAACGATGCTGAGTTTGCTCTGCTCATTGCCATCAGCATCTTCTCTGCAG ACCGGCCCAACGTGCAGGACCAGCTCCAGGTAGAGAGGCTGCAGCATACATATGTGGAGGCCCTACATGCCTACGTCTCCATCCACCACCCCCAT GACCGGCTGATGTTCCCACGGATGCTAATGAAACTGGTGAGCCTCCGAACACTGAGCAGCGTCCACTCAGAGCAGGTGTTTGCACTGCGCCTGCAGGACAAAAAGCTTCCCCCACTACTCTCTGAGATCTGGGATGTGCATGAATGA
- the NR1H3 gene encoding oxysterols receptor LXR-alpha isoform X5 — translation MFLLRAVQSHSCYCLPPPARATSALVLMPDPDSVVELWKPEARGASQALGGSNCTLREETRMLQSPGCTSGLGLEATEPTAPPLRAEAPPGSTELHPPKRKKGPAPKMLGNELCSVCGDKASGFHYNVLSCEGCKGFFRRSVIKGAHYVCHSGGHCPMDTYMRRKCQECRLRKCRQAGMREECVLSEEQIRLKKLKRQEEEQAQATAVPPRASSPPQVLPQLSPEQLGMIEKLVAAQQQCNRRSFSDRLRVTPWPMAPDPQSREARQQRFAHFTELAIISVQEIVDFAKQLPGFLQLSREDQIALLKTSAIEVMLLETSRRYNPGSESITFLKDFSYNREDFAKAGPADVPTDANETGEPPNTEQRPLRAGVCTAPAGQKASPTTL, via the exons ATGTTTCTCCTG agaGCAGTCCAGAGCCATTCTTGCTATTGCTTGCCTCCTCCTGCCCGGGCTACCTCTGCCCTGGTTCTGATGCCTGACCCTG ACTCCGTGGTGGAGCTGTGGAAGCCGGAGGCACGAGGTGCAAGCCAGGCACTGGGAGGCAGCAACTGCACCCTCAGGGAGGAAACCAGAATGCTTCAATCCCCTGGGTGCACttcagggctggggctggaggccaCAGAGCCTACGGCCCCACCCCTCAGGGCAGAGGCCCCtccagggtccacag AGCTCCATCCACCAAAGCGGAAAAAAGGGCCAGCCCCCAAAATGCTGGGGAACGAGCTGTGCAGTGTGTGTGGGGACAAGGCTTCGGGCTTCCACTACAACGTGCTAAGCTGTGAGGGCTGCAAGGGATTCTTCCGCCGCAGTGTTATCAAGGGGGCACACTACGTCTGCCACAGCGGTGGCCACTGTCCCATGGACACCTATATGCGTCGCAAGTGCCAGGAGTGTCGGCTTCGCAAATGCCGCCAGGCTGGCATGCGGGAGGAAT GTGTCCTGTCAGAAGAACAGATCCGCCTGAAGAAACTGAAGCGGCAAGAGGAGGAACAGGCTCAGGCCACGGCTGTGCCTCCAAGGGCTTCCTCACCTCCCCAAGTCCTGCCCCAGCTCAGTCCAGAgcaactgggcatgattgaaAAGCTGGTGGCTGCCCAGCAACAGTGTAACAGACGCTCCTTCTCTGACCGGCTTCGAGTCACG CCTTGGCCCATGGCACCAGATCCTCAGAGCCGGGAGGCCCGCCAGCAGCGCTTTGCCCACTTCACTGAGCTGGCCATCATCTCTGTGCAGGAGATTGTTGATTTTGCCAAACAGTTGCCTGGCTTCCTGCAGCTCAGCCGGGAGGACCAGATTGCCCTGCTGAAGACCTCTGCCATTGAG GTAATGCTTCTAGAGACATCTCGGAGGTACAATCCTGGGAGTGAGAGTATCACCTTCCTCAAGGATTTCAGTTATAACCGGGAAGATTTTGCCAAAGCAG GACCGGCTGATGTTCCCACGGATGCTAATGAAACTGGTGAGCCTCCGAACACTGAGCAGCGTCCACTCAGAGCAGGTGTTTGCACTGCGCCTGCAGGACAAAAAGCTTCCCCCACTACTCTCTGA
- the NR1H3 gene encoding oxysterols receptor LXR-alpha isoform X4, with product MSLWLEAPVPDVSPDSVVELWKPEARGASQALGGSNCTLREETRMLQSPGCTSGLGLEATEPTAPPLRAEAPPGSTELHPPKRKKGPAPKMLGNELCSVCGDKASGFHYNVLSCEGCKGFFRRSVIKGAHYVCHSGGHCPMDTYMRRKCQECRLRKCRQAGMREECVLSEEQIRLKKLKRQEEEQAQATAVPPRASSPPQVLPQLSPEQLGMIEKLVAAQQQCNRRSFSDRLRVTVMLLETSRRYNPGSESITFLKDFSYNREDFAKAGLQVEFINPIFEFSRAMNELQLNDAEFALLIAISIFSADRPNVQDQLQVERLQHTYVEALHAYVSIHHPHDRLMFPRMLMKLVSLRTLSSVHSEQVFALRLQDKKLPPLLSEIWDVHE from the exons ATGTCCTTGTGGCTGGAGGCCCCTGTGCCTGATGTTTCTCCTG ACTCCGTGGTGGAGCTGTGGAAGCCGGAGGCACGAGGTGCAAGCCAGGCACTGGGAGGCAGCAACTGCACCCTCAGGGAGGAAACCAGAATGCTTCAATCCCCTGGGTGCACttcagggctggggctggaggccaCAGAGCCTACGGCCCCACCCCTCAGGGCAGAGGCCCCtccagggtccacag AGCTCCATCCACCAAAGCGGAAAAAAGGGCCAGCCCCCAAAATGCTGGGGAACGAGCTGTGCAGTGTGTGTGGGGACAAGGCTTCGGGCTTCCACTACAACGTGCTAAGCTGTGAGGGCTGCAAGGGATTCTTCCGCCGCAGTGTTATCAAGGGGGCACACTACGTCTGCCACAGCGGTGGCCACTGTCCCATGGACACCTATATGCGTCGCAAGTGCCAGGAGTGTCGGCTTCGCAAATGCCGCCAGGCTGGCATGCGGGAGGAAT GTGTCCTGTCAGAAGAACAGATCCGCCTGAAGAAACTGAAGCGGCAAGAGGAGGAACAGGCTCAGGCCACGGCTGTGCCTCCAAGGGCTTCCTCACCTCCCCAAGTCCTGCCCCAGCTCAGTCCAGAgcaactgggcatgattgaaAAGCTGGTGGCTGCCCAGCAACAGTGTAACAGACGCTCCTTCTCTGACCGGCTTCGAGTCACG GTAATGCTTCTAGAGACATCTCGGAGGTACAATCCTGGGAGTGAGAGTATCACCTTCCTCAAGGATTTCAGTTATAACCGGGAAGATTTTGCCAAAGCAG GGCTGCAAGTGGAGTTCATCAACCCCATCTTTGAGTTCTCAAGAGCCATGAACGAGCTGCAACTCAACGATGCTGAGTTTGCTCTGCTCATTGCCATCAGCATCTTCTCTGCAG ACCGGCCCAACGTGCAGGACCAGCTCCAGGTAGAGAGGCTGCAGCATACATATGTGGAGGCCCTACATGCCTACGTCTCCATCCACCACCCCCAT GACCGGCTGATGTTCCCACGGATGCTAATGAAACTGGTGAGCCTCCGAACACTGAGCAGCGTCCACTCAGAGCAGGTGTTTGCACTGCGCCTGCAGGACAAAAAGCTTCCCCCACTACTCTCTGAGATCTGGGATGTGCATGAATGA
- the NR1H3 gene encoding oxysterols receptor LXR-alpha isoform X2 has protein sequence MSLWLEAPVPDVSPDSVVELWKPEARGASQALGGSNCTLREETRMLQSPGCTSGLGLEATEPTAPPLRAEAPPGSTELHPPKRKKGPAPKMLGNELCSVCGDKASGFHYNVLSCEGCKGFFRRSVIKGAHYVCHSGGHCPMDTYMRRKCQECRLRKCRQAGMREECVLSEEQIRLKKLKRQEEEQAQATAVPPRASSPPQVLPQLSPEQLGMIEKLVAAQQQCNRRSFSDRLRVTPWPMAPDPQSREARQQRFAHFTELAIISVQEIVDFAKQLPGFLQLSREDQIALLKTSAIEVMLLETSRRYNPGSESITFLKDFSYNREDFAKAGLQVEFINPIFEFSRAMNELQLNDAEFALLIAISIFSADRPNVQDQLQVERLQHTYVEALHAYVSIHHPHDRLMFPRMLMKLVSLRTLSSVHSEQVFALRLQDKKLPPLLSEIWDVHE, from the exons ATGTCCTTGTGGCTGGAGGCCCCTGTGCCTGATGTTTCTCCTG ACTCCGTGGTGGAGCTGTGGAAGCCGGAGGCACGAGGTGCAAGCCAGGCACTGGGAGGCAGCAACTGCACCCTCAGGGAGGAAACCAGAATGCTTCAATCCCCTGGGTGCACttcagggctggggctggaggccaCAGAGCCTACGGCCCCACCCCTCAGGGCAGAGGCCCCtccagggtccacag AGCTCCATCCACCAAAGCGGAAAAAAGGGCCAGCCCCCAAAATGCTGGGGAACGAGCTGTGCAGTGTGTGTGGGGACAAGGCTTCGGGCTTCCACTACAACGTGCTAAGCTGTGAGGGCTGCAAGGGATTCTTCCGCCGCAGTGTTATCAAGGGGGCACACTACGTCTGCCACAGCGGTGGCCACTGTCCCATGGACACCTATATGCGTCGCAAGTGCCAGGAGTGTCGGCTTCGCAAATGCCGCCAGGCTGGCATGCGGGAGGAAT GTGTCCTGTCAGAAGAACAGATCCGCCTGAAGAAACTGAAGCGGCAAGAGGAGGAACAGGCTCAGGCCACGGCTGTGCCTCCAAGGGCTTCCTCACCTCCCCAAGTCCTGCCCCAGCTCAGTCCAGAgcaactgggcatgattgaaAAGCTGGTGGCTGCCCAGCAACAGTGTAACAGACGCTCCTTCTCTGACCGGCTTCGAGTCACG CCTTGGCCCATGGCACCAGATCCTCAGAGCCGGGAGGCCCGCCAGCAGCGCTTTGCCCACTTCACTGAGCTGGCCATCATCTCTGTGCAGGAGATTGTTGATTTTGCCAAACAGTTGCCTGGCTTCCTGCAGCTCAGCCGGGAGGACCAGATTGCCCTGCTGAAGACCTCTGCCATTGAG GTAATGCTTCTAGAGACATCTCGGAGGTACAATCCTGGGAGTGAGAGTATCACCTTCCTCAAGGATTTCAGTTATAACCGGGAAGATTTTGCCAAAGCAG GGCTGCAAGTGGAGTTCATCAACCCCATCTTTGAGTTCTCAAGAGCCATGAACGAGCTGCAACTCAACGATGCTGAGTTTGCTCTGCTCATTGCCATCAGCATCTTCTCTGCAG ACCGGCCCAACGTGCAGGACCAGCTCCAGGTAGAGAGGCTGCAGCATACATATGTGGAGGCCCTACATGCCTACGTCTCCATCCACCACCCCCAT GACCGGCTGATGTTCCCACGGATGCTAATGAAACTGGTGAGCCTCCGAACACTGAGCAGCGTCCACTCAGAGCAGGTGTTTGCACTGCGCCTGCAGGACAAAAAGCTTCCCCCACTACTCTCTGAGATCTGGGATGTGCATGAATGA
- the NR1H3 gene encoding oxysterols receptor LXR-alpha isoform X3, with protein sequence MFLLRAVQSHSCYCLPPPARATSALVLMPDPDSVVELWKPEARGASQALGGSNCTLREETRMLQSPGCTSGLGLEATEPTAPPLRAEAPPGSTELHPPKRKKGPAPKMLGNELCSVCGDKASGFHYNVLSCEGCKGFFRRSVIKGAHYVCHSGGHCPMDTYMRRKCQECRLRKCRQAGMREECVLSEEQIRLKKLKRQEEEQAQATAVPPRASSPPQVLPQLSPEQLGMIEKLVAAQQQCNRRSFSDRLRVTVMLLETSRRYNPGSESITFLKDFSYNREDFAKAGLQVEFINPIFEFSRAMNELQLNDAEFALLIAISIFSADRPNVQDQLQVERLQHTYVEALHAYVSIHHPHDRLMFPRMLMKLVSLRTLSSVHSEQVFALRLQDKKLPPLLSEIWDVHE encoded by the exons ATGTTTCTCCTG agaGCAGTCCAGAGCCATTCTTGCTATTGCTTGCCTCCTCCTGCCCGGGCTACCTCTGCCCTGGTTCTGATGCCTGACCCTG ACTCCGTGGTGGAGCTGTGGAAGCCGGAGGCACGAGGTGCAAGCCAGGCACTGGGAGGCAGCAACTGCACCCTCAGGGAGGAAACCAGAATGCTTCAATCCCCTGGGTGCACttcagggctggggctggaggccaCAGAGCCTACGGCCCCACCCCTCAGGGCAGAGGCCCCtccagggtccacag AGCTCCATCCACCAAAGCGGAAAAAAGGGCCAGCCCCCAAAATGCTGGGGAACGAGCTGTGCAGTGTGTGTGGGGACAAGGCTTCGGGCTTCCACTACAACGTGCTAAGCTGTGAGGGCTGCAAGGGATTCTTCCGCCGCAGTGTTATCAAGGGGGCACACTACGTCTGCCACAGCGGTGGCCACTGTCCCATGGACACCTATATGCGTCGCAAGTGCCAGGAGTGTCGGCTTCGCAAATGCCGCCAGGCTGGCATGCGGGAGGAAT GTGTCCTGTCAGAAGAACAGATCCGCCTGAAGAAACTGAAGCGGCAAGAGGAGGAACAGGCTCAGGCCACGGCTGTGCCTCCAAGGGCTTCCTCACCTCCCCAAGTCCTGCCCCAGCTCAGTCCAGAgcaactgggcatgattgaaAAGCTGGTGGCTGCCCAGCAACAGTGTAACAGACGCTCCTTCTCTGACCGGCTTCGAGTCACG GTAATGCTTCTAGAGACATCTCGGAGGTACAATCCTGGGAGTGAGAGTATCACCTTCCTCAAGGATTTCAGTTATAACCGGGAAGATTTTGCCAAAGCAG GGCTGCAAGTGGAGTTCATCAACCCCATCTTTGAGTTCTCAAGAGCCATGAACGAGCTGCAACTCAACGATGCTGAGTTTGCTCTGCTCATTGCCATCAGCATCTTCTCTGCAG ACCGGCCCAACGTGCAGGACCAGCTCCAGGTAGAGAGGCTGCAGCATACATATGTGGAGGCCCTACATGCCTACGTCTCCATCCACCACCCCCAT GACCGGCTGATGTTCCCACGGATGCTAATGAAACTGGTGAGCCTCCGAACACTGAGCAGCGTCCACTCAGAGCAGGTGTTTGCACTGCGCCTGCAGGACAAAAAGCTTCCCCCACTACTCTCTGAGATCTGGGATGTGCATGAATGA
- the NR1H3 gene encoding oxysterols receptor LXR-alpha isoform X7 has product MFLLRAVQSHSCYCLPPPARATSALVLMPDPDSVVELWKPEARGASQALGGSNCTLREETRMLQSPGCTSGLGLEATEPTAPPLRAEAPPGSTGVLSEEQIRLKKLKRQEEEQAQATAVPPRASSPPQVLPQLSPEQLGMIEKLVAAQQQCNRRSFSDRLRVTPWPMAPDPQSREARQQRFAHFTELAIISVQEIVDFAKQLPGFLQLSREDQIALLKTSAIEVMLLETSRRYNPGSESITFLKDFSYNREDFAKAGLQVEFINPIFEFSRAMNELQLNDAEFALLIAISIFSADRPNVQDQLQVERLQHTYVEALHAYVSIHHPHDRLMFPRMLMKLVSLRTLSSVHSEQVFALRLQDKKLPPLLSEIWDVHE; this is encoded by the exons ATGTTTCTCCTG agaGCAGTCCAGAGCCATTCTTGCTATTGCTTGCCTCCTCCTGCCCGGGCTACCTCTGCCCTGGTTCTGATGCCTGACCCTG ACTCCGTGGTGGAGCTGTGGAAGCCGGAGGCACGAGGTGCAAGCCAGGCACTGGGAGGCAGCAACTGCACCCTCAGGGAGGAAACCAGAATGCTTCAATCCCCTGGGTGCACttcagggctggggctggaggccaCAGAGCCTACGGCCCCACCCCTCAGGGCAGAGGCCCCtccagggtccacag GTGTCCTGTCAGAAGAACAGATCCGCCTGAAGAAACTGAAGCGGCAAGAGGAGGAACAGGCTCAGGCCACGGCTGTGCCTCCAAGGGCTTCCTCACCTCCCCAAGTCCTGCCCCAGCTCAGTCCAGAgcaactgggcatgattgaaAAGCTGGTGGCTGCCCAGCAACAGTGTAACAGACGCTCCTTCTCTGACCGGCTTCGAGTCACG CCTTGGCCCATGGCACCAGATCCTCAGAGCCGGGAGGCCCGCCAGCAGCGCTTTGCCCACTTCACTGAGCTGGCCATCATCTCTGTGCAGGAGATTGTTGATTTTGCCAAACAGTTGCCTGGCTTCCTGCAGCTCAGCCGGGAGGACCAGATTGCCCTGCTGAAGACCTCTGCCATTGAG GTAATGCTTCTAGAGACATCTCGGAGGTACAATCCTGGGAGTGAGAGTATCACCTTCCTCAAGGATTTCAGTTATAACCGGGAAGATTTTGCCAAAGCAG GGCTGCAAGTGGAGTTCATCAACCCCATCTTTGAGTTCTCAAGAGCCATGAACGAGCTGCAACTCAACGATGCTGAGTTTGCTCTGCTCATTGCCATCAGCATCTTCTCTGCAG ACCGGCCCAACGTGCAGGACCAGCTCCAGGTAGAGAGGCTGCAGCATACATATGTGGAGGCCCTACATGCCTACGTCTCCATCCACCACCCCCAT GACCGGCTGATGTTCCCACGGATGCTAATGAAACTGGTGAGCCTCCGAACACTGAGCAGCGTCCACTCAGAGCAGGTGTTTGCACTGCGCCTGCAGGACAAAAAGCTTCCCCCACTACTCTCTGAGATCTGGGATGTGCATGAATGA
- the NR1H3 gene encoding oxysterols receptor LXR-alpha isoform X1, whose protein sequence is MFLLRAVQSHSCYCLPPPARATSALVLMPDPDSVVELWKPEARGASQALGGSNCTLREETRMLQSPGCTSGLGLEATEPTAPPLRAEAPPGSTELHPPKRKKGPAPKMLGNELCSVCGDKASGFHYNVLSCEGCKGFFRRSVIKGAHYVCHSGGHCPMDTYMRRKCQECRLRKCRQAGMREECVLSEEQIRLKKLKRQEEEQAQATAVPPRASSPPQVLPQLSPEQLGMIEKLVAAQQQCNRRSFSDRLRVTPWPMAPDPQSREARQQRFAHFTELAIISVQEIVDFAKQLPGFLQLSREDQIALLKTSAIEVMLLETSRRYNPGSESITFLKDFSYNREDFAKAGLQVEFINPIFEFSRAMNELQLNDAEFALLIAISIFSADRPNVQDQLQVERLQHTYVEALHAYVSIHHPHDRLMFPRMLMKLVSLRTLSSVHSEQVFALRLQDKKLPPLLSEIWDVHE, encoded by the exons ATGTTTCTCCTG agaGCAGTCCAGAGCCATTCTTGCTATTGCTTGCCTCCTCCTGCCCGGGCTACCTCTGCCCTGGTTCTGATGCCTGACCCTG ACTCCGTGGTGGAGCTGTGGAAGCCGGAGGCACGAGGTGCAAGCCAGGCACTGGGAGGCAGCAACTGCACCCTCAGGGAGGAAACCAGAATGCTTCAATCCCCTGGGTGCACttcagggctggggctggaggccaCAGAGCCTACGGCCCCACCCCTCAGGGCAGAGGCCCCtccagggtccacag AGCTCCATCCACCAAAGCGGAAAAAAGGGCCAGCCCCCAAAATGCTGGGGAACGAGCTGTGCAGTGTGTGTGGGGACAAGGCTTCGGGCTTCCACTACAACGTGCTAAGCTGTGAGGGCTGCAAGGGATTCTTCCGCCGCAGTGTTATCAAGGGGGCACACTACGTCTGCCACAGCGGTGGCCACTGTCCCATGGACACCTATATGCGTCGCAAGTGCCAGGAGTGTCGGCTTCGCAAATGCCGCCAGGCTGGCATGCGGGAGGAAT GTGTCCTGTCAGAAGAACAGATCCGCCTGAAGAAACTGAAGCGGCAAGAGGAGGAACAGGCTCAGGCCACGGCTGTGCCTCCAAGGGCTTCCTCACCTCCCCAAGTCCTGCCCCAGCTCAGTCCAGAgcaactgggcatgattgaaAAGCTGGTGGCTGCCCAGCAACAGTGTAACAGACGCTCCTTCTCTGACCGGCTTCGAGTCACG CCTTGGCCCATGGCACCAGATCCTCAGAGCCGGGAGGCCCGCCAGCAGCGCTTTGCCCACTTCACTGAGCTGGCCATCATCTCTGTGCAGGAGATTGTTGATTTTGCCAAACAGTTGCCTGGCTTCCTGCAGCTCAGCCGGGAGGACCAGATTGCCCTGCTGAAGACCTCTGCCATTGAG GTAATGCTTCTAGAGACATCTCGGAGGTACAATCCTGGGAGTGAGAGTATCACCTTCCTCAAGGATTTCAGTTATAACCGGGAAGATTTTGCCAAAGCAG GGCTGCAAGTGGAGTTCATCAACCCCATCTTTGAGTTCTCAAGAGCCATGAACGAGCTGCAACTCAACGATGCTGAGTTTGCTCTGCTCATTGCCATCAGCATCTTCTCTGCAG ACCGGCCCAACGTGCAGGACCAGCTCCAGGTAGAGAGGCTGCAGCATACATATGTGGAGGCCCTACATGCCTACGTCTCCATCCACCACCCCCAT GACCGGCTGATGTTCCCACGGATGCTAATGAAACTGGTGAGCCTCCGAACACTGAGCAGCGTCCACTCAGAGCAGGTGTTTGCACTGCGCCTGCAGGACAAAAAGCTTCCCCCACTACTCTCTGAGATCTGGGATGTGCATGAATGA